Part of the Rhodococcus sp. OK302 genome is shown below.
CCATTGCCGACGTCATACGCGCGGTGGAGGGACCGTTGGCGTCGATCCGCGGTCAACGGCCGGAGGATGTCGACTACAGCGGACCGGCGTCGCCTCTCAAAGAAGTGTGGATCGCGGTTAGGGTGAACCTCCGCGCGGTACTCGAAAACGTCACGATTGCGGACGTCGCAGTCGACGGACTGCCGGAATTCGTTCACGAGTTGACGGCGGATCCGGGGGCCTGGAAGCGGCGCTGACGGCGCTGGCAGCTACTTGGTTCGGTTGAACCGCGTCATGTCGAGTGGCGCGGTGTTTGCCGAGTTTCCGCCCGCTGACTTTGCTTGGTACATCAGGTGATCCGCATGCACGATTGCTCGGGAGAAGGCGTTGTAGTCGAACTGTTCCAACTGCGGAATGAACGGCATCGTGACGGCGCCGACGCTGACGGTCGCGAGGGGAGCGTCGGTGGGTTCGATGGCGGCGCGGGGAAGCGTCGCGATGCGTTTGCGCAATCCGTAGGGCGTTCCGATCATGACGATCGTGAATTCTTCTCCGCCGGTGCGCGCGACGTAGCCGAAACCGTTGACGTGTTGTTGTAGCCGGTTGGCGGTTCTGATGATGACTGTGTCGCCGACGTCGTGGCCGTAGGCGTCGTTGACGGCTTTGAATTTGTCGATGTCGACGACCGCGACGGCGATGTCGGCTCGGTTGGAGTGGGCTATCGACCAGACGCGTTCCGAGATGTCCCACATTCCGCGACGGTTGAGCAGTCCGGTCAATGCGTCGATCTTCGAGCCCGACGCGCGGGCCAGTAGTTGGCGCCACGCGAACTGAATGGTGGCTGGAATGAAGATGACGGCGCACAGTACGACGTCGGTGCGCGCGATGATGCCGGCAGTGGACGATGTTCCGTCGGCTATGGCGAGGATCGCGAGGGAGATGATGAAGGTGCAGGAAAAGGCCAGGTGGAAGGCGAGCCATCGAAAGTTGAGAAAGTATGTGAAGTAGGCGCCGGAGGCCACGAAGAGCGCCGTGGCGAAGAGTGCTGCATCGTGGTTGGTGAACGTGATGATGACGGACGCTGTCCCCAGGTCCGCCCAGATTCCGAATAGTTTGGTGGATCGCGGTCCACGAACCTTCCCCAGGAACCAGGCGGTGGTGGGGAAGAGGTTGACTGTCGCGAAGGCGATGAGCCAGGCGCGAGCGAAGGGGCCGTCGGGTCCTTCGTCGCTGATCAGAAACAGATACGCGACGATGGAAAAGTTGAGCGAACAGAACCCGATGGTGATGTTGACGAGTCTCAGCACTGATCCGGGACCGTTCTTCGTTCCCCACAGCATGGCCGAGGACGGCACCGGCCAGGTGTGTAGGAGTGAATCCATGGAGTTCCTTAGCGGTTCAAGATGGTGATTCGACGCTGGGTAGTCGGTTGGTTAATCAACGGCAACCATATTGCGTAATTGTCTGGCGTGGGTGGGGGTTTGTCGAGAGCGTGCGATTTTATCGACAGATGTGACAGGCATTACAGCTGGCAACCGGGTGTGCCGCAATCCACAATTTTGCAGCACTCTGCAAACTTGCAGATGTCTGCAAGTTCTGTAGCGTGGGCGGAGTGATATTCGAGCCAGGCCTTCGTGACCGCAAGAAGGCAGCAACCCGTTCCGCGCTCAGCGATGCAGCGGCACGGCTTGCTCGTGCACTCGGGATCGAATGCGTCACTGCCGACGCGATCGCTTCCGAAGCAGGAGTGTCGACGAGGACTTTCCACAACTACTTCTCCAGCAAGGAGGAGGCAGTACTCGCGCACTTCGAAGAATCTGTCCACGAGTGGCTCGAGATGCTCGCGGCGCGGCCGGCAGACGAGCCGATTCTCGATTCGCTCGAGGCTCTGTTGATCGGGATCGTGAACGACCCCACTAGGCCTCTCGAAGAGTCCGCCAAAGTGGGCGTCCTGCTGGATGGCAGTCCCGCGTTGTATCGCAAGGCTGCTGAAATGCACCAACGGATCGGCCGGGAAGTCGCCCAGGCATTGGCGGACCGCACCGGTACCGATGTCGACCGGGATCTCTATCCGACCCTCCTCCTCGCGGCGGTGGGCGGGGCATGCAAATCGGCGATCGACGTCTGGATCGGAGGGAAGTCGGAGGCTTCCGGCCCAGAGGAACTCGTCCGTGACGCTTTTCGCCAGATTCGGGCGGGGCTCCCGGCTCCGCCGCCACGTTCCTGACGCGGATTTTCGGGTTACACATCAAATCTGTCCACGTACACGCACCGAAACAGCAAGGAGCCCGTCGTGGCCACCTATCTCTATCGGATCGGCAAGTTCGCCTATCGGCGAAAAGGTGCGGTCCTCAGTCTCTGGCTGATCATTCTTGTTCTCATGGGTGTCGGAGCGGCCACCTTGTCCGGTCCGACCAAGGACTCGTTCAACATTCCGGGTACTCCCGCGCAGCAAGCCCAGGACTTGATGGCGGAGCGTTTTCCCGATGCTGCCAATCCGATGGATTCGTTGATTGCGCGATATGTAGCCCAGGCCCCCGCAGGTACGACGCTGTCCGATCCGGAAAACGTCAAGGCCATGAATGCCATGCTCGAGAAGATCCGCGGCATCGACAAGGTCACTGACCCGGCCAAGGTCGACCCGGTGACGGCAACACCGCAGCAGGCTGCCGGCGCGTTGGTCAATCCGGTTGTCGCCAACGATTCAATGGTCGCGATGTTCAAGGAAAAGGCTGCGGCTACAGGTGCTTCCGAGGAACAGGCGCTTGCCGACGCCGCTGCGTTGTCGCCGCTCAGCCAGGACGGCACGGTCGGATACATCGAAGTCCCGTTCGTCGGCACGATGACTGATGTGGACGATGCGCTGACCGAGTCGATCAACGCCGCTGCCGATGTGGGACGCGCTGAAGGACTCAACGTCCAGGTCAGTGGTTCGGCCGCTCAGGTCGCGGAGATGCCCGGTGGACTCGCTGAGCTGATGGGTATCGCAGTTGCTGCTGTCGTTCTCGCCCTCACATTCGGTTCGCTTGTAGCAGCAGGTCTTCCGCTGATCACTGCCATCATCGGCATCATGATCGGCAGCCTCGGGATCACCGTCGCTACGGGCTTCATGGATCTCGGTTCCATGACCCCGACGCTGGCGGTCATGATCGGACTGGCGGTGGCAATCGACTACTCGCTGTTCATCATGTCTCGGTTCAAACATGAACTCACGCTTACCGAAAATCGAGCGGAAGCCGCAGGCCGAGCCGTGGGAACTGCCGGATCTGCAGTGGTGTTCGCCGGTTTGACAGTCATCATTGCGCTCGTCGCGCTACGGGTTGTCGGTATCCCGTTCCTCTCGGATATGGGTGCGGCAGCAGCATTTACGGTACTGATCGCAGTTCTCATCGCTTTGACGTTGTTGCCCGCGATCCTGGGCATGTTCGGCAAGAAGGCTTTTGCGGGCAAGATTCCGTTCCTCGGAGACAAGGCTCAGGGCGCCGAAAGCTCGAGCAAACCCAACTTTGCTCTTCGCTACATCAACGCCATCGTCCGTCGTCCACTGGTTCCGCTGATCGGCGGTGTCGCCCTGTTGGGTGCATTGGCTTTTCCTGCAACGGGATTGAATCTGGCACTACCGTCCGAGGCCACCGGTGACCCGGCCACAAGTTCACGTCAGGCATACGACCTGATCAACGACGGCTTCGGTGACGGTCGGAACGGCCCGCTCCTCGCCGTCGTCGACGCGAAGGACGCCAACATTCCGGCCGGAGAGGCCTTCGCAAAGGTCGTCTCCACGATCTCGGACTTCGGTGACGTCTCGAACGCCCAGGTCGTCGGAGTTAATCCGGCCGGTGACACGGCACGCGTCCTGATCACCCCGAAGAGTGGACCTACCGATCCGGCCACCATGGAATTGGTGTCCAGTATCCGCGCCGCCGAAGGGGCGCTGCATGATTCGATCGGTGTCAACTACGGCATCACCGGCCAGACGGCTCTCGAGGGTGATATCTCGGAAACGCTCCAGAGCGCACTGGTTCCGTACCTCGCGGTAGTCGTCGGGTTGGCATTCATCCTGTTGCTCTTGGTGTTCCGCTCGATCCTGGTTCCGCTTACCGCAACGTTGGGCTTCCTGCTCAGTGTGCTGGCGACATTCGGTGCCACCGTCGGAATCTTCCAGCACGGCTGGTTCGGCATCGTTGCGAACCCACAACCGCTTGTGAGTTTCATGCCGATTTTCCTGATCGGCGTCGTGTTCGGACTCGCGATGGATTATCAAGTGTTCCTGGTGACGCGGATGCGTGAGGAATATGTCCACGGAGCCAGTGCCAAGCAGGCCGTGACCGTCGGCTTCAATCACGGCGCCCGCGTGGTCAGTGCTGCAGCGGTCATCATGATGTCCGTGTTCGGTGCCTTCATGGCAGAGCCGAACTCGTTCATCAAATCGATCGGGTTCGCGCTCGCGGCGGCAGTCTTCTTCGACGCCTTCATCGTGCGCATGGTGATCATCCCGTCTGTCATGGCACTGCTCGGTGACAAGGCGTGGTGGCTGCCGAAGTGGCTCGACAAGATTCTGCCGAACATCGACATCGAGGGTGAGAAGCTCAACCAAACCCTCCGTGCCGAAAAGGAAGCGGAACTAGCCGCGACATCTGCCTAGTTCGGTTATCCGGAAAGGCGTGCCCCAGTCGACACTTCAGTCGGTTGGGGCACGCGCTTTTTTCGTCTACTGAGTCGAATATTCGGGGGCAGTTGTCGGTGAGGCTTGGTAACCTTCGCTCACTATGCTGATCAGGCTGCTGCGCACTTACCTCGAGCCGTACCGCGGCGAACTCACGGGCGTTGTTGTCCTGCAGTTCATTGCGACCATGGCTGCCCTTTACCTTCCCAGTCTCAACGCCGACATCATCGACAACGGCGTGACAAAGGGAGACACCGGCTACATCCTGTCCACGGGCGGGATGATGCTCATGGTCACTCTGACGCAAATCCTGTGCTCGGTGGGGGCGGTGTTCTTCGGAGCCCGCGTCGCAATGGGCATCGGGCGTGACCTGCGAGCCTCGGTGCTCC
Proteins encoded:
- a CDS encoding RrF2 family transcriptional regulator, whose amino-acid sequence is MHITAKVDYAVRTLTELAAVGPSPTKAEFLATSQVIPHKFLEAVLSDLRRGGLVSSKRGPEGGYWLARPASEITIADVIRAVEGPLASIRGQRPEDVDYSGPASPLKEVWIAVRVNLRAVLENVTIADVAVDGLPEFVHELTADPGAWKRR
- a CDS encoding GGDEF domain-containing protein, with amino-acid sequence MDSLLHTWPVPSSAMLWGTKNGPGSVLRLVNITIGFCSLNFSIVAYLFLISDEGPDGPFARAWLIAFATVNLFPTTAWFLGKVRGPRSTKLFGIWADLGTASVIITFTNHDAALFATALFVASGAYFTYFLNFRWLAFHLAFSCTFIISLAILAIADGTSSTAGIIARTDVVLCAVIFIPATIQFAWRQLLARASGSKIDALTGLLNRRGMWDISERVWSIAHSNRADIAVAVVDIDKFKAVNDAYGHDVGDTVIIRTANRLQQHVNGFGYVARTGGEEFTIVMIGTPYGLRKRIATLPRAAIEPTDAPLATVSVGAVTMPFIPQLEQFDYNAFSRAIVHADHLMYQAKSAGGNSANTAPLDMTRFNRTK
- a CDS encoding TetR/AcrR family transcriptional regulator translates to MIFEPGLRDRKKAATRSALSDAAARLARALGIECVTADAIASEAGVSTRTFHNYFSSKEEAVLAHFEESVHEWLEMLAARPADEPILDSLEALLIGIVNDPTRPLEESAKVGVLLDGSPALYRKAAEMHQRIGREVAQALADRTGTDVDRDLYPTLLLAAVGGACKSAIDVWIGGKSEASGPEELVRDAFRQIRAGLPAPPPRS
- a CDS encoding MMPL family transporter, whose translation is MATYLYRIGKFAYRRKGAVLSLWLIILVLMGVGAATLSGPTKDSFNIPGTPAQQAQDLMAERFPDAANPMDSLIARYVAQAPAGTTLSDPENVKAMNAMLEKIRGIDKVTDPAKVDPVTATPQQAAGALVNPVVANDSMVAMFKEKAAATGASEEQALADAAALSPLSQDGTVGYIEVPFVGTMTDVDDALTESINAAADVGRAEGLNVQVSGSAAQVAEMPGGLAELMGIAVAAVVLALTFGSLVAAGLPLITAIIGIMIGSLGITVATGFMDLGSMTPTLAVMIGLAVAIDYSLFIMSRFKHELTLTENRAEAAGRAVGTAGSAVVFAGLTVIIALVALRVVGIPFLSDMGAAAAFTVLIAVLIALTLLPAILGMFGKKAFAGKIPFLGDKAQGAESSSKPNFALRYINAIVRRPLVPLIGGVALLGALAFPATGLNLALPSEATGDPATSSRQAYDLINDGFGDGRNGPLLAVVDAKDANIPAGEAFAKVVSTISDFGDVSNAQVVGVNPAGDTARVLITPKSGPTDPATMELVSSIRAAEGALHDSIGVNYGITGQTALEGDISETLQSALVPYLAVVVGLAFILLLLVFRSILVPLTATLGFLLSVLATFGATVGIFQHGWFGIVANPQPLVSFMPIFLIGVVFGLAMDYQVFLVTRMREEYVHGASAKQAVTVGFNHGARVVSAAAVIMMSVFGAFMAEPNSFIKSIGFALAAAVFFDAFIVRMVIIPSVMALLGDKAWWLPKWLDKILPNIDIEGEKLNQTLRAEKEAELAATSA